In Chitinophaga nivalis, a single genomic region encodes these proteins:
- a CDS encoding ATP-dependent Clp protease adaptor ClpS, whose product MSDRTSIEGLPEELTDVLVAEDEQFPFSLVVWNDEVNTFDWVISSLMEVCNHTHEQAEQCALIIHFNGKYAVKQGEYIKLRPLCEALLERGLSATIEEMADK is encoded by the coding sequence ATGAGCGATCGTACAAGTATAGAAGGATTACCGGAGGAACTGACGGATGTGCTGGTGGCGGAAGACGAACAGTTTCCGTTTAGCCTGGTGGTATGGAATGATGAGGTAAACACCTTTGACTGGGTGATTTCCTCGCTGATGGAGGTATGTAACCATACTCATGAACAGGCAGAACAATGTGCACTGATCATCCATTTTAACGGAAAATATGCCGTAAAACAGGGCGAATACATCAAATTGCGCCCACTATGCGAAGCTTTGCTGGAAAGAGGCCTGAGTGCCACTATTGAAGAAATGGCTGATAAATAG
- a CDS encoding lysophospholipid acyltransferase family protein: protein MNFILKPLRVLYVVYAAIIFLGIMFLILPPIFLASLLGKERGGNIIFYFLRFWAHVWFPMAGMWVSRKYLAEEDDKPCIYVVNHRSYLDAAIAVKVMRLPFRPLGKVEMSKIPFFGFIYKNSVVAVDRSNAPARARSVREMMSALKAGISILMFPEGTTNESNQPLRPFHNGAFRMAIEMQIPLKPVLYLDAGERLPHKGPMHLSPGKCRVVFLPAVPVEGLTLDDINTLKQQVYDIMDTALRQYHHYPTLQQVG from the coding sequence ATGAATTTTATTTTGAAGCCGTTGCGTGTTCTCTATGTTGTATACGCCGCCATCATTTTTCTGGGAATTATGTTTTTAATATTGCCACCTATTTTCCTGGCATCCTTACTGGGAAAAGAAAGAGGAGGAAACATCATTTTCTATTTCCTGCGCTTCTGGGCGCATGTATGGTTTCCAATGGCGGGCATGTGGGTTAGCCGTAAATACCTGGCCGAAGAAGATGATAAACCCTGTATCTATGTGGTCAATCACCGTTCCTATCTGGATGCTGCCATTGCTGTAAAAGTAATGCGGCTGCCTTTCCGGCCGCTGGGAAAAGTGGAGATGTCTAAAATTCCGTTCTTCGGATTTATCTATAAAAATTCAGTAGTGGCGGTAGATCGCTCCAATGCGCCTGCCAGAGCCAGAAGTGTACGTGAAATGATGAGTGCCCTCAAAGCAGGTATTTCTATACTCATGTTCCCGGAAGGCACTACCAATGAAAGTAATCAGCCGCTTCGTCCTTTCCACAACGGGGCTTTCCGGATGGCCATTGAAATGCAGATACCCCTGAAACCGGTACTGTATCTCGATGCCGGCGAACGCTTACCCCATAAGGGACCGATGCATTTGTCGCCCGGTAAATGCCGGGTGGTGTTCCTGCCCGCCGTACCTGTGGAAGGTCTTACCCTCGATGATATCAATACCCTGAAACAACAGGTATATGATATTATGGATACTGCTTTACGACAGTACCATCATTACCCAACCTTGCAGCAAGTAGGATGA
- a CDS encoding thioesterase family protein yields MTHSFQPGDTRHFTRLVRPEDCAAFDNGQVHPVYATFALARDAEWCCRLFVLEMKDATEEGIGTRLTVEHHAPALAGSEVTFTATITQLHHHEITCSYEAFAGSRLIASGIQVQKILKKEKLERLFAAL; encoded by the coding sequence ATGACTCATTCCTTTCAGCCTGGTGACACCCGGCACTTCACCCGCCTGGTACGTCCGGAAGATTGCGCCGCCTTCGACAATGGCCAGGTACATCCGGTATATGCCACCTTTGCACTGGCACGTGATGCGGAATGGTGCTGTCGTTTATTTGTACTGGAAATGAAAGATGCCACGGAAGAAGGTATCGGTACCCGTTTGACGGTAGAGCACCATGCGCCGGCCCTCGCCGGCAGCGAGGTTACTTTCACCGCTACCATCACACAACTGCATCATCATGAAATCACCTGCAGCTATGAAGCTTTTGCCGGCAGCCGGTTAATTGCCAGTGGTATACAGGTACAGAAGATCTTGAAAAAAGAAAAGCTGGAACGCCTGTTCGCAGCCCTGTAA
- a CDS encoding DUF4258 domain-containing protein, translated as MQKYLPVLLLALLLVAGWQQQWWKDTHAPLPGRSKPVVTRAPGTTEAVGVLNRRSRLEYTKHAICRMECREVTKTEVQEILTDGSVNMEKSNPEDQPCPTYALEGYSNEGQHLRVVFAPCDENNAKVITCIDLDKDWTCDDCK; from the coding sequence ATGCAAAAATACCTTCCGGTACTGTTACTGGCTTTGTTATTGGTAGCCGGCTGGCAGCAGCAATGGTGGAAAGATACCCACGCACCGCTGCCCGGCAGAAGTAAGCCCGTTGTTACCCGTGCGCCTGGTACTACCGAAGCCGTCGGCGTACTGAACCGTCGTTCCCGGTTGGAGTATACCAAACATGCCATTTGCCGGATGGAATGCCGGGAGGTCACCAAAACAGAAGTCCAGGAAATACTGACCGACGGGTCCGTAAATATGGAAAAATCCAATCCGGAGGATCAACCTTGCCCTACCTATGCTTTGGAAGGTTATTCCAATGAAGGACAACACCTGCGGGTTGTATTTGCGCCGTGTGATGAAAATAATGCCAAAGTAATTACCTGTATCGACCTGGATAAAGACTGGACGTGTGATGATTGTAAGTAA
- the aat gene encoding leucyl/phenylalanyl-tRNA--protein transferase, whose protein sequence is MPVFRLNKQLVFPPVQLASSDGLLAVGGDLSVERLLLAYRSGIFPWYDEPPILWWSPDPRFVLFPDELKVSASMRQVLKKKQFRISFNEDFAAVIDRCSRIPRPGQTGTWITSEMKAAYIRLHKAGYALSVECWQGTQLVGGLYGVKIDRFFFGESMFADVSNASKAAFITFVQTYAQELTMIDCQVHTDHLASLGAGFISREEFLQLISFS, encoded by the coding sequence ATGCCCGTTTTTCGTCTCAATAAACAACTCGTTTTTCCTCCTGTTCAGTTGGCATCATCCGACGGCTTGCTGGCTGTTGGGGGGGATCTTTCTGTAGAAAGATTATTGCTCGCCTACCGTTCCGGTATCTTCCCCTGGTACGATGAACCCCCGATTTTGTGGTGGAGCCCCGATCCCCGTTTTGTATTATTCCCCGACGAATTGAAAGTATCCGCCAGTATGCGGCAGGTACTGAAGAAAAAACAATTCCGTATTTCCTTCAACGAAGACTTTGCCGCCGTGATTGACCGCTGCAGCCGTATTCCACGCCCGGGCCAGACCGGCACCTGGATTACGTCCGAAATGAAAGCAGCCTACATCCGCCTGCACAAAGCCGGGTATGCCCTATCAGTGGAATGCTGGCAGGGAACACAGCTGGTAGGGGGTCTGTACGGGGTTAAAATCGATCGGTTCTTTTTCGGTGAATCCATGTTTGCAGATGTGAGCAATGCATCAAAGGCGGCCTTTATAACGTTTGTACAAACCTATGCGCAGGAGTTAACCATGATCGACTGCCAGGTACATACCGATCACCTGGCTTCTCTGGGTGCGGGCTTTATCAGCCGGGAAGAATTTCTGCAGCTCATCTCTTTTTCGTAA
- a CDS encoding DinB family protein, with product MKKVLLLIAVFYGFTIPTHLTTRDDKSVLITQLQQTKARLLKDLEGLTDAQLEYKPAADRWSVIECVEHIVLTEKMFMENGQKVLQTPANPEKRAEIKVTDEAILKNIEDRSRKFKAPEVVSPKRTFTSNAATINAFTTQRDQLIDYVTNTSDDLRNHVTQHPALGYIDVYQLLLLDAAHTARHTLQVEEVKADPGFPKSATVLQQ from the coding sequence ATGAAAAAAGTACTGCTGTTGATAGCTGTGTTCTATGGCTTCACCATTCCCACTCATCTTACTACCCGTGACGACAAATCCGTACTGATTACACAGTTGCAGCAAACCAAGGCCCGGCTGCTGAAAGACCTGGAAGGCCTGACCGATGCCCAGCTGGAATACAAGCCTGCTGCCGACCGCTGGTCAGTCATTGAATGTGTGGAACACATTGTGCTGACAGAAAAAATGTTTATGGAAAACGGGCAGAAAGTATTGCAAACACCTGCTAATCCTGAAAAAAGAGCAGAAATAAAAGTAACAGATGAAGCTATCCTGAAAAACATAGAAGACCGCAGCCGTAAATTCAAGGCGCCGGAAGTTGTTTCACCGAAACGTACTTTTACCTCCAATGCAGCCACCATCAATGCTTTTACCACACAGCGCGATCAGCTGATTGACTATGTGACCAATACTTCCGATGACTTACGTAACCATGTTACGCAGCATCCGGCACTGGGCTATATAGATGTATATCAGTTGCTCCTGCTCGATGCGGCACATACAGCCAGGCATACCCTGCAGGTAGAAGAAGTAAAAGCTGATCCCGGATTTCCGAAATCAGCGACCGTCTTACAGCAATAA
- a CDS encoding cation:proton antiporter, giving the protein MMNLLHGSVLLMDTNLPLKDPVPIFSLVLFIILLAPIILRKFRIPSIIGLIIAGMLIGDHGFKIIEKGSIDLFGKAGLLYIMFLAGLELDMTEFRKNRYRSMVFGAFTFFIPLLMGFVVCTYVLHFNFMATLLVSSMFATHTLVAYPLASRLGITKNEAVTVAVGGTIITDTAVLLILAIITGAQAGNLNTYFWVRLGISLTIFAVIILWLMPMLGRWFFKKIKDDKTSHFIFVLALVFAAAFLAELAGVEGIIGAFLAGLALNQLIPHTSPLMNRIEFVGNALFIPFFLISVGMLVDLRVLLKGPDALIIAGALTLMALSSKWLAAFFTQLSFKYSATQRNVIFGLSSAHAAATIAVILIGYNMGIVDEHILNGTVILILITCLVGSFVTENAGRKLAIQEAERQPELPDQPERILVPVSNPDRIEALLDFAVMIKDTHARTPIYPLAVVQDNAEAKEKIHVTNKMLEKAVIHAAATESEVQVVTRIDLNVSDGIARAVKELLVSDVILGWTDKTSTTDRWFGNIFGTTMDNVLQSVWETVYVCNFQHPLNTTKKMVLVLSPNAEYELGFSHYLQKMFMLAKQAGAKLLVYCPAKTQKAVENFAGQTKMSVDLSFRQFDNIEDFLILSREITRDDLVVVVTARKSTLSYHAYMEGIPGKLDRHFKENNVILLYPEQTEIDFLEAGLQPEDLTLAPIQEQIANLNKLGKAVKRIFKGK; this is encoded by the coding sequence ATGATGAATTTGCTGCATGGCTCGGTTTTACTGATGGATACCAATTTACCGTTAAAGGATCCGGTACCCATTTTTTCTTTGGTATTGTTTATCATCCTGCTGGCGCCTATCATCCTGCGGAAATTTCGCATCCCCAGTATCATAGGCTTGATTATAGCAGGTATGCTGATAGGTGACCATGGGTTTAAAATTATTGAAAAAGGAAGTATTGATCTGTTTGGGAAAGCCGGACTGCTCTATATTATGTTTCTGGCAGGATTGGAGCTGGATATGACTGAATTCCGGAAGAACCGTTACCGTAGTATGGTTTTCGGCGCTTTCACTTTCTTTATTCCATTGCTCATGGGGTTTGTGGTATGTACCTATGTACTGCATTTTAACTTCATGGCTACCCTGCTGGTATCCAGCATGTTTGCCACCCATACGCTGGTGGCCTATCCGCTGGCCAGCCGGCTGGGCATCACTAAAAATGAAGCGGTGACCGTAGCGGTAGGTGGTACCATTATCACAGATACGGCGGTATTGTTAATACTGGCCATCATCACGGGCGCGCAGGCCGGCAACCTGAATACTTATTTCTGGGTACGGCTGGGCATCTCCCTGACCATCTTTGCGGTCATCATTTTATGGCTGATGCCTATGCTGGGCAGGTGGTTCTTCAAAAAAATAAAGGACGATAAAACATCGCATTTCATATTTGTACTCGCATTGGTATTTGCAGCAGCCTTCCTGGCCGAACTGGCAGGTGTAGAAGGTATTATCGGCGCATTTCTGGCGGGACTTGCCCTGAATCAGCTGATCCCCCATACCTCTCCACTGATGAATCGTATTGAATTTGTAGGTAATGCCTTATTCATTCCGTTTTTCCTGATCAGTGTAGGTATGCTGGTGGATTTACGCGTTCTCCTGAAAGGGCCGGATGCGCTGATCATTGCAGGCGCCCTTACCCTGATGGCGCTCAGCAGCAAATGGCTGGCGGCCTTCTTTACGCAGTTGTCTTTCAAATACAGTGCTACCCAACGCAATGTCATCTTCGGATTAAGCAGTGCACACGCAGCCGCAACCATCGCTGTTATTCTCATTGGTTACAACATGGGCATTGTAGATGAACATATCTTGAATGGTACCGTTATACTGATTCTGATCACTTGTCTGGTAGGTTCCTTTGTCACAGAAAATGCAGGCCGTAAGCTGGCCATCCAGGAAGCGGAACGGCAACCGGAATTGCCGGATCAACCAGAACGTATACTGGTACCGGTTTCCAACCCTGACCGTATAGAAGCCTTGCTGGACTTTGCCGTGATGATCAAGGACACCCATGCCCGCACGCCTATCTATCCGCTGGCCGTGGTTCAGGATAATGCGGAGGCAAAGGAAAAAATTCATGTTACCAATAAAATGCTGGAGAAAGCCGTCATTCATGCGGCGGCTACAGAAAGTGAAGTGCAGGTAGTGACCCGTATAGACCTCAACGTATCGGATGGTATTGCCCGCGCGGTGAAAGAACTGCTGGTATCCGATGTGATACTGGGCTGGACAGATAAAACCAGCACCACTGACCGCTGGTTTGGAAACATCTTTGGTACCACCATGGATAACGTATTGCAAAGTGTATGGGAAACCGTGTATGTGTGCAACTTCCAGCATCCGTTGAATACCACTAAAAAAATGGTGCTGGTGTTATCGCCCAATGCCGAATATGAATTAGGCTTTTCACATTATCTGCAAAAGATGTTTATGCTGGCGAAACAGGCAGGCGCTAAACTGCTGGTGTATTGCCCCGCGAAAACACAAAAAGCTGTGGAAAACTTTGCCGGCCAGACGAAGATGAGTGTAGACCTCAGTTTCCGCCAGTTCGACAACATCGAGGATTTCCTGATTCTGTCCAGAGAAATTACGAGAGATGATCTGGTAGTGGTGGTGACAGCCCGTAAGAGTACGCTCTCTTATCATGCTTATATGGAAGGTATTCCCGGCAAACTGGATCGTCATTTCAAGGAGAACAATGTGATCCTGTTGTATCCGGAACAAACAGAAATTGATTTCCTGGAAGCAGGCTTGCAACCGGAAGATCTTACGCTGGCGCCTATTCAGGAACAGATTGCCAATCTTAATAAACTGGGTAAGGCCGTAAAACGCATTTTTAAGGGCAAATAA
- the mtaB gene encoding tRNA (N(6)-L-threonylcarbamoyladenosine(37)-C(2))-methylthiotransferase MtaB: protein MEQVKTVAFHTLGCKLNFSETSTLSRLLEQDGFVKTDFDGAADVYVINTCSVTDNADKECRQLVRRIQRRAPESMVVITGCYAQLKPKEIAAIEGVDLVLGAAEKFNIGAHLKTLTKGDSTKICSCDIEDVNTFHASYSLNDRTRTFLKVQDGCDYNCSFCTIPMARGKSRSDSVANVVEHAHTLAAGGVKEIVLTGVNLGDFGKGLEGGKKREETFYELVQALDQVAGISRYRISSIEPNLLSNEIIEFVANSQKFMPHFHIPLQSGSNEILALMRRRYRRELYAEKVALIKQFMPHCAIGVDVIVGFPSESDAQFQDTYNFLHELDVSYLHVFTYSERANTHALDIQPVVPVNVRHERNKMLRNLSHKKLQFFTEQHLGETRKVLFESHNKEGMMEGYTDNYIKITTPFRQEWENQIVDWHLR, encoded by the coding sequence ATGGAACAGGTAAAAACAGTAGCATTTCATACACTCGGCTGTAAGCTGAATTTTTCAGAAACCTCCACTTTGAGCAGGTTGCTGGAACAGGATGGGTTTGTAAAAACAGATTTTGATGGCGCAGCCGATGTATACGTTATTAACACATGTTCGGTGACCGATAATGCCGACAAGGAATGCCGTCAGCTGGTACGCCGCATCCAGCGCCGCGCGCCGGAGAGTATGGTGGTGATTACCGGTTGCTACGCCCAGCTGAAGCCTAAAGAAATTGCGGCCATTGAAGGCGTGGACCTGGTGCTGGGTGCCGCCGAAAAATTTAACATTGGCGCTCACCTGAAAACACTGACCAAAGGCGACAGCACAAAAATCTGTTCCTGTGATATTGAAGATGTAAATACTTTTCATGCTTCCTATTCTCTCAACGACCGTACCCGTACGTTCCTGAAAGTACAGGATGGATGTGATTACAACTGTTCTTTCTGTACCATCCCGATGGCCCGCGGTAAAAGCCGCAGCGACAGTGTTGCCAATGTAGTGGAACATGCCCACACACTGGCTGCAGGCGGTGTAAAGGAAATCGTACTCACGGGTGTAAACCTCGGCGATTTCGGCAAAGGCCTGGAAGGCGGTAAGAAAAGAGAAGAAACCTTTTATGAACTGGTACAGGCACTGGACCAGGTAGCTGGTATCTCCCGTTATCGTATTTCTTCCATTGAACCGAATCTGCTGAGCAATGAAATCATTGAATTTGTTGCCAACAGCCAGAAGTTCATGCCACACTTTCATATTCCACTGCAAAGCGGCAGTAATGAAATACTCGCACTGATGCGCCGTCGCTATCGCCGGGAACTATATGCCGAAAAGGTAGCGCTGATCAAACAATTTATGCCACATTGCGCCATCGGTGTAGACGTGATAGTAGGCTTCCCTTCTGAAAGCGATGCCCAGTTCCAGGATACGTATAACTTCCTGCATGAACTGGATGTATCCTACCTGCACGTGTTCACTTATTCAGAACGCGCCAATACCCATGCCCTGGATATACAACCGGTAGTTCCTGTGAATGTGCGCCACGAACGCAATAAAATGCTGCGTAACCTGAGCCACAAAAAACTGCAGTTCTTTACCGAACAGCATCTGGGTGAAACCCGCAAAGTGTTGTTCGAATCACACAACAAAGAAGGCATGATGGAAGGCTACACGGATAATTATATTAAGATCACCACTCCTTTCCGGCAGGAATGGGAGAACCAGATCGTAGACTGGCATCTCCGTTAA
- a CDS encoding Nramp family divalent metal transporter, translating into MHIQDTSASLSEVHQSIDINSKKSKWKKIFAFLGPAYLVSVGYMDPGNWATDLAGGSQYGYKLLWVLLMSNLMALLLQSLSARLGIVRGRDLAQANRETYPPVINFILYLLAEIAIAATDLAEVLGMAIGIQLLTGLPLIWGVSLTVLDTFLLLVLQRYGIRKMEAFIICLVAIVGISFLVELILVKPQMSEVVKGFVPSIPDNTALYIAIGIIGATVMPHNLYLHSALVQTRKIKRDDKGIRQALKMNFLDSTIALNLAFLVNAAILILAAAVFFKSGRTDVAEIQDAHELLDKLLGSKLAPVLFAIALIAAGQSSTVTGTLAGQIVMEGYLRLRINPWLRRLLTRLLAIVPALITILIAGDKEVGALLVFSQVLLSMQLGFAIIPLIHFVSDKKTMGIYAIKPVVKILSWAITALLVYLNMRMVYTEAIGYITGSGNIFVDGIIIAGGVGFMVLLLITILYPLRSRYREDANTGIHTTQVSIGELEKPVYHRIAMALDFSKKDEQIITNAIAHGNEHTQYILIHIVESASAKYFGKDSDDFETRKDQEQLDTYLRLLRNRNITATGVLGFRHRAKEIARIVKEEKADFLVLGGHGHKGFKDWLYGETANQVRHQVTIPVLVVQ; encoded by the coding sequence ATGCATATCCAGGATACGTCAGCTTCCCTCAGTGAGGTACATCAAAGTATAGATATCAACAGCAAAAAGTCGAAATGGAAAAAGATCTTCGCATTTTTAGGACCGGCCTACCTCGTGAGTGTAGGTTATATGGACCCCGGCAACTGGGCCACCGACCTGGCTGGTGGTAGTCAATATGGCTACAAGCTGCTGTGGGTACTGCTCATGAGTAACCTGATGGCCCTGTTGCTGCAAAGTCTGAGTGCCCGCCTCGGCATCGTCCGCGGCAGGGATCTGGCCCAGGCCAACCGCGAAACCTATCCCCCTGTTATCAACTTCATTTTATACTTACTCGCAGAAATAGCCATTGCCGCCACCGATCTGGCAGAAGTACTCGGAATGGCCATTGGTATACAACTCCTGACCGGCCTGCCACTGATATGGGGCGTGAGTCTTACCGTACTGGATACCTTCCTCCTGCTGGTACTGCAACGGTATGGCATCCGCAAAATGGAAGCGTTTATTATATGCCTGGTAGCCATTGTAGGCATTTCATTCCTGGTAGAACTCATCCTGGTAAAACCACAGATGTCTGAAGTAGTAAAAGGTTTTGTACCCTCCATACCGGATAACACTGCCCTCTACATCGCCATCGGTATTATCGGCGCCACCGTGATGCCACATAACCTCTACCTCCACTCTGCCCTCGTACAAACCCGGAAAATAAAACGGGATGACAAAGGAATCAGGCAGGCCCTAAAGATGAACTTTCTCGACAGTACCATTGCCCTGAATCTGGCTTTCCTCGTAAATGCCGCCATCCTGATACTGGCCGCCGCCGTATTCTTTAAAAGCGGACGTACCGACGTGGCGGAAATACAGGATGCACACGAACTGCTCGATAAACTGCTGGGCAGCAAACTGGCGCCGGTGCTCTTTGCCATCGCCTTGATTGCCGCCGGACAAAGCTCCACAGTCACCGGCACCCTCGCCGGACAAATTGTAATGGAAGGCTACCTGCGGCTACGCATCAATCCCTGGCTGAGAAGACTGCTCACCCGGTTGCTGGCGATCGTACCCGCTTTGATTACCATCCTCATTGCCGGCGACAAAGAAGTGGGCGCCCTGCTGGTATTCAGTCAGGTGCTGCTCAGTATGCAGCTGGGATTTGCCATCATCCCGCTCATTCACTTCGTCAGCGACAAAAAAACCATGGGTATCTATGCTATCAAACCGGTGGTGAAAATACTCAGCTGGGCCATTACCGCTTTATTGGTGTACCTTAATATGCGCATGGTATATACAGAAGCCATTGGTTATATCACCGGCTCCGGCAATATTTTCGTAGACGGTATTATCATTGCTGGCGGTGTTGGTTTCATGGTGCTGCTCCTCATCACCATCCTGTATCCGCTGCGCAGCCGCTACCGGGAAGATGCCAATACCGGCATCCATACGACCCAGGTATCTATCGGCGAACTGGAAAAACCGGTCTATCATCGCATTGCCATGGCACTGGATTTCTCCAAAAAAGATGAACAGATCATCACCAATGCCATTGCTCACGGCAACGAACACACGCAATATATCCTGATTCATATTGTAGAAAGTGCCTCCGCAAAATATTTCGGTAAAGACTCGGATGACTTTGAAACCCGGAAAGACCAGGAACAGCTGGATACCTATCTCCGGTTGCTGCGTAACCGTAATATAACCGCTACCGGTGTACTGGGCTTCCGCCACCGCGCCAAGGAAATTGCCCGTATTGTAAAGGAAGAAAAAGCCGACTTCCTGGTATTGGGCGGGCACGGACATAAAGGTTTCAAAGACTGGTTATACGGCGAAACCGCCAACCAGGTAAGACACCAGGTGACCATCCCCGTACTGGTGGTACAATAA
- a CDS encoding metal-dependent transcriptional regulator: MNLSIAEENYIKSIYKLQEGDAVVTTNALAYELETKPASVTDMAKKLKEKKMIDYEKYKGITLSAEGRKAALQIVRRHRLWECFLVDKLAFSWEEVHELAEELEHVRSEKLTTRLSEYLGNPIIDPHGDPIPDANGKITKPRPQTSLDQANAKRLIVTAVSDQSTALLAFLNAKGIKLGTQLEIVAHYEYDNSIEIKLKQQPAITISEQVAKNIMVRPV; the protein is encoded by the coding sequence ATGAACTTATCGATCGCGGAAGAGAATTATATCAAGTCTATTTACAAGCTGCAGGAAGGCGATGCCGTAGTAACCACCAACGCACTGGCCTATGAACTGGAAACCAAACCTGCCTCTGTAACAGACATGGCAAAGAAGCTGAAAGAGAAAAAAATGATCGATTATGAAAAATACAAAGGCATCACGTTGTCAGCAGAAGGTAGAAAAGCTGCCCTGCAAATCGTCAGACGTCACCGGTTATGGGAATGTTTCCTGGTAGATAAGCTGGCTTTCAGCTGGGAAGAAGTACATGAACTGGCGGAAGAGCTGGAACATGTACGCAGTGAGAAACTAACCACCCGTCTCAGCGAATACCTGGGCAATCCCATCATCGATCCGCATGGAGACCCGATACCGGATGCCAACGGAAAAATCACCAAACCACGGCCACAGACATCCCTGGATCAGGCCAACGCCAAAAGACTCATCGTGACTGCCGTATCTGATCAGTCTACCGCCCTCCTGGCTTTTTTGAATGCCAAAGGCATCAAACTGGGTACACAGCTCGAAATTGTTGCACACTACGAATACGACAACTCAATTGAAATAAAATTAAAACAACAACCTGCCATCACCATCAGTGAACAGGTAGCGAAAAATATTATGGTAAGACCGGTATAA